A genomic window from Providencia alcalifaciens includes:
- a CDS encoding ATP-binding protein, protein MLKAVSELLDGSPGLKGRQIAKELGLDKSQVNSFLHKNQDTFVKNSNHEWCLIRAQHVEIDFGTGWIDEKAFESAIGKLAYQKDANKITFRFGIDCKFLLIALARFLALANQLTAYGKDVVMDTTACPNTHSFFSRNGFFDYLNQSVTCLPERPVLSAAKTYRDNSDTLVELGEIAQPTQNKELVIRLGDRFVEHSSASYFLAAKTVFSELVGNVTDHSESKIPGLAGLQVYRPYNKPKHIQTVISDSGLGIAATLRTTLQSEHPKLYAQFSAETVENDIALVQKAFTSGEVSRFGKGRGLGFKSSREHASKEKVIIVIRQLTFSLALEYAKGQLINVSEDRGLVPITGTHICFDFYVDNF, encoded by the coding sequence TTGCTGAAGGCAGTCTCAGAGTTATTAGATGGGTCACCAGGCCTGAAAGGACGTCAAATTGCCAAGGAGCTGGGACTGGATAAGTCCCAAGTGAACTCGTTTCTTCACAAAAACCAGGATACGTTTGTGAAAAACTCAAATCATGAATGGTGCTTGATACGGGCTCAGCATGTGGAAATTGATTTCGGTACAGGTTGGATTGATGAGAAAGCCTTTGAGAGTGCTATCGGTAAGCTTGCGTATCAAAAAGATGCAAACAAGATAACATTTAGATTCGGCATCGATTGTAAGTTTTTGCTGATAGCATTGGCCCGTTTTCTTGCTCTCGCGAATCAGCTTACTGCGTATGGTAAGGATGTGGTGATGGATACTACAGCATGTCCTAATACTCACAGTTTTTTCAGCAGAAATGGCTTCTTTGATTATCTTAATCAAAGTGTCACTTGTCTTCCTGAAAGGCCCGTTTTGTCAGCTGCTAAAACTTATCGGGATAATAGCGATACCTTGGTCGAACTAGGAGAAATTGCACAGCCAACCCAAAACAAGGAGCTTGTAATTCGTTTGGGCGACAGGTTTGTAGAGCATTCTTCAGCTAGCTATTTCTTAGCGGCTAAGACTGTTTTTTCAGAGCTTGTAGGCAACGTTACTGATCACAGTGAATCCAAAATACCTGGACTAGCAGGTCTGCAAGTGTATCGACCATATAATAAACCAAAGCATATTCAAACAGTCATATCCGACTCTGGTTTAGGTATTGCCGCTACCTTGAGAACAACGTTACAAAGTGAACATCCGAAGTTGTACGCACAGTTTTCAGCGGAAACTGTTGAGAATGACATTGCGCTCGTTCAAAAAGCATTTACATCTGGTGAGGTTAGTCGCTTTGGTAAAGGCCGGGGGCTAGGCTTTAAGAGTAGTCGAGAGCACGCTAGCAAAGAGAAAGTTATCATTGTTATTAGGCAGCTAACTTTCTCATTGGCTTTGGAATATGCGAAGGGTCAACTCATCAATGTTTCTGAAGATAGAGGGTTGGTCCCTATCACAGGAACCCATATCTGTTTTGACTTCTATGTTGACAATTTCTGA
- a CDS encoding MarR family transcriptional regulator: MKQLTHKILLSEVVGSDHAFGNDEGSEAYVKIKKIVDGHPSCDIFAISLEGIRFTDASFPRESVISLAKALKGEKGFYLSNVPSRDLLDNWSYGATAKDQPLLVKSDSGYEVLGVKLSATVKELLDFVIAKKTVTSSHVSKHFDISAQNASGRLKKLHATGLVLGQKEVAESGGLEFVYRSIV, translated from the coding sequence ATGAAACAGTTAACTCATAAAATTCTTCTTTCAGAAGTCGTAGGTTCTGACCATGCCTTTGGTAACGATGAAGGTAGTGAAGCCTATGTGAAGATTAAAAAGATCGTTGATGGTCACCCATCATGCGATATTTTTGCTATTAGCTTGGAAGGGATTCGATTCACTGATGCTTCATTTCCTCGTGAAAGTGTAATCTCGTTGGCTAAAGCATTGAAAGGAGAAAAAGGTTTTTACCTTTCTAATGTACCGAGTCGTGACCTTCTGGACAATTGGTCTTATGGCGCTACAGCCAAGGATCAACCTCTTCTAGTCAAGAGTGATAGCGGTTACGAAGTGCTCGGTGTGAAACTTAGTGCGACTGTCAAAGAGCTTCTAGATTTTGTTATTGCAAAAAAGACAGTGACTTCGTCACATGTATCTAAGCACTTTGACATTTCAGCACAGAATGCCAGTGGTCGATTAAAGAAGCTTCATGCTACAGGTCTTGTGTTAGGTCAAAAAGAAGTGGCAGAGTCAGGTGGACTGGAGTTTGTCTACCGATCAATTGTGTAG
- a CDS encoding type I restriction endonuclease subunit R, with translation MVSQTNEQALESAIEKCLAGISTEELKEGLSQQSLGAGYFIGAASDFNMQYAIDERFFWQFLQKTQEVELAKLQKNNPSDWQRKLLERFDRLIKKHGILHLLKKGLSVDDAHFNLLYPAPLASSSEKVKQNFADNVFSCTRQVRYSMANPLQEIDMVLFINGIPLITLELKNAWTGQTARYHGQKQYRDDRDATQALLTFGRCLVHMAVDTDEVYMTTKLSGGSTFFLPFNKGHNLGQGNPPNPTGHKTAYLWQKVFTKESLANIIQHFVRLDGSSKDPLPKRTLFFPRYHQLDVVRKLVDHAAQHGVGQTYLIQHSAGSGKSNSITWAAYQLIETYPASSDVAGGKSLEQPLFDSVIVVTDRRLLDKQLRDNIKEFSEVKNIIAPANKSSELKQALENGKKIIITTIQKFPFIIDGIADLSDKRFAVIIDEAHSSQSGSAHDNMNRAMGKSEVEEAEDAQDKILQAMKSRKMRGNASYLAFTATPKNSTLEKFGQRQEDGSFKPFHLYSMKQAIEEGFILDVLANYTTYKSYYEIEKSIADNPEFDTKKAQKKLRAYVERSQQTIDTKAEIMLEHFVPHVVNAKKLKGKGKGMVVTQNIETAIRYYKAIKRTLEEQGNPFKVAIAFSGTKEVDGIEYTEADINGFAESDTKDMFDTDEYRLLVVANKYLTGFDQPKLCAMYVDKKLASVLCVQTLSRLNRSAPKWGKKTEDLFVLDFFNSVEDIQSAFDPFYTATSLSQATDINVLHELKDEMDDVGVYEWYEVEDFVTRYFKNEDAQTLSPIIDVAAARFDHELELEAEAKVDFKIKAKQFVKIYGQMASIMPYEMVSWEKLFWFLKFLIPKLKVEDPDADAIDELLDSVDLSSYGLQRVKLNHSIKLSDQEAELDPQNPNPRGAHGGEKETDPLDEIIRTFNERWFQGWSATPEEQKVKFVNIAESIRNHPDFESKYKNNPDPHNRDLAFEKMLKEIMLQRRKDELELYKLFAGDSAFKASWTQSMQRMVGM, from the coding sequence ATGGTCAGTCAAACCAATGAACAAGCATTAGAGTCGGCCATTGAGAAATGTCTGGCTGGGATCAGTACTGAAGAGCTCAAAGAGGGGCTGAGTCAGCAGTCACTGGGTGCTGGATACTTCATTGGTGCTGCTAGTGACTTTAATATGCAATATGCCATTGATGAACGTTTTTTCTGGCAATTTCTGCAAAAGACACAAGAAGTAGAGTTGGCCAAACTGCAAAAGAACAACCCCTCAGATTGGCAGCGTAAGTTACTCGAACGATTTGACCGACTGATTAAGAAGCATGGCATTCTTCATTTACTTAAGAAAGGGCTAAGCGTAGACGATGCTCACTTCAATTTGCTCTATCCAGCCCCTTTGGCAAGCAGCAGTGAAAAGGTAAAGCAAAACTTTGCAGACAACGTGTTTAGTTGTACTCGCCAAGTGCGCTATTCCATGGCAAATCCCCTACAAGAAATCGACATGGTATTGTTTATCAACGGAATACCATTGATAACGCTGGAGTTGAAGAACGCATGGACGGGGCAAACAGCACGTTATCACGGCCAAAAGCAGTATCGAGATGATCGAGATGCAACGCAAGCCTTGCTGACCTTTGGCCGCTGCCTAGTGCATATGGCGGTCGATACCGACGAAGTGTATATGACCACTAAGTTATCAGGTGGCAGTACCTTCTTCTTGCCGTTCAATAAAGGACACAATCTTGGACAGGGTAATCCACCTAACCCAACTGGCCATAAAACGGCATACCTATGGCAAAAAGTATTCACTAAAGAAAGCTTGGCGAATATTATTCAGCATTTTGTGCGTCTGGATGGATCAAGCAAAGATCCATTACCAAAGCGAACCTTATTCTTTCCTCGATACCACCAATTGGATGTGGTGAGAAAATTGGTAGACCATGCCGCCCAGCACGGTGTCGGTCAGACTTACTTAATTCAACACTCTGCCGGGTCAGGTAAGTCTAATTCGATTACCTGGGCTGCTTATCAGTTAATTGAAACCTATCCTGCTTCGTCTGATGTAGCCGGTGGAAAAAGCCTGGAGCAGCCGTTATTTGACTCTGTAATTGTGGTTACCGATAGACGCTTATTGGACAAGCAGCTGCGGGATAACATTAAAGAGTTTTCTGAAGTAAAGAACATTATTGCCCCGGCGAACAAGTCTTCTGAGCTTAAGCAGGCGCTGGAGAATGGCAAAAAGATCATCATAACGACGATTCAGAAATTTCCGTTCATTATTGATGGTATCGCCGATCTCAGTGACAAGCGCTTTGCGGTGATCATCGATGAAGCACACAGCTCACAGTCTGGTTCGGCGCATGACAATATGAACCGAGCGATGGGCAAGTCTGAAGTCGAAGAGGCCGAAGATGCCCAGGATAAAATCCTTCAGGCGATGAAATCGCGCAAGATGCGCGGGAATGCGTCGTACCTGGCATTTACAGCGACACCAAAAAACAGCACTTTAGAGAAATTTGGTCAACGCCAAGAAGATGGCTCTTTCAAGCCGTTTCACTTGTATTCGATGAAACAAGCCATTGAAGAAGGCTTCATCTTGGATGTCCTGGCAAATTATACGACGTACAAAAGTTATTATGAGATTGAGAAATCAATCGCTGATAACCCTGAGTTTGATACCAAAAAGGCACAGAAAAAACTCAGAGCTTATGTAGAGCGAAGCCAGCAAACAATTGATACCAAGGCAGAGATTATGCTGGAGCATTTTGTTCCACATGTCGTGAATGCGAAAAAGCTCAAAGGTAAAGGTAAGGGAATGGTGGTCACTCAAAATATTGAGACGGCCATTCGATACTACAAAGCGATTAAGCGGACACTTGAGGAGCAAGGAAACCCGTTTAAAGTTGCCATTGCTTTCTCAGGAACCAAAGAAGTTGACGGTATTGAATATACCGAAGCAGATATTAATGGTTTTGCCGAGTCAGATACCAAAGATATGTTTGATACCGATGAGTATCGACTTTTAGTGGTTGCTAACAAGTATCTGACTGGGTTTGACCAGCCTAAGCTTTGCGCCATGTATGTGGACAAGAAGCTCGCCAGTGTCTTATGTGTACAGACATTGTCTCGTCTCAATCGAAGTGCGCCTAAATGGGGTAAAAAAACTGAAGACCTGTTTGTTTTAGATTTTTTCAACTCGGTTGAAGATATTCAGTCAGCATTCGATCCTTTCTACACAGCAACGTCATTGTCGCAGGCTACAGATATAAACGTGCTGCACGAGTTGAAAGATGAAATGGACGATGTCGGTGTGTACGAGTGGTATGAGGTTGAAGACTTTGTGACGCGCTATTTCAAGAATGAAGACGCTCAGACACTCAGCCCAATCATTGATGTTGCAGCAGCTCGGTTTGACCATGAGCTGGAGCTTGAAGCTGAAGCTAAAGTGGACTTTAAGATTAAAGCCAAGCAGTTCGTGAAAATCTATGGGCAGATGGCTTCTATCATGCCTTATGAAATGGTCAGCTGGGAAAAACTGTTTTGGTTCCTGAAGTTTTTAATACCGAAATTGAAAGTGGAAGATCCCGATGCAGATGCTATTGATGAGCTTCTCGATTCTGTCGATCTGAGTTCATACGGTTTGCAACGTGTGAAGCTTAACCACAGCATTAAACTTAGTGACCAAGAAGCGGAGCTTGATCCTCAAAATCCGAACCCACGTGGGGCGCATGGCGGTGAAAAAGAAACTGACCCGCTGGATGAAATCATTCGCACATTTAATGAACGATGGTTCCAAGGCTGGAGTGCCACACCTGAAGAGCAAAAAGTTAAGTTTGTGAACATCGCTGAGAGTATCCGCAATCACCCAGATTTTGAATCTAAATACAAAAACAACCCAGATCCTCATAATCGAGATTTGGCTTTCGAAAAAATGCTCAAGGAAATTATGCTGCAACGCCGTAAAGACGAACTTGAGCTCTACAAGTTGTTCGCAGGAGATTCAGCATTTAAAGCGTCGTGGACGCAAAGTATGCAACGAATGGTAGGTATGTAG